Genomic DNA from Solanum pennellii chromosome 3, SPENNV200:
TGTGAGGAATGATGTTTCATATCCTATCAAATTCTATGGAAAAGTCTCTACAGGATCAGATGGAAAGAGGTATTGGATTGGTGGAGAGGATATAAAGGCAGTTGCATATGATGTTCCCATACCAGGGTATAAAACCAGAACCACAATCAGCCTTCGACTGTGGTCTACACAAGTTCCATCAGCAGATTTTAATTTATCTGCTTTCAATGCTGGAGAGCACACCAAAGCATGTGAAGCCCAAGCGAACGCTGAGAAGGTATACTTAATCTATTAATTTGTATTACAGTTTTATATTCTATTTGCCTTTTCTTAATGTGAATTTGGGCTTCAGTATGAGCCTTCTCAGTTTTCAGTCTCAATGCTTCTGCATCTTCGGACCAACAACAGTTGTAGGACATGATTCCTGGTTGCATCATAGTCAGTGGACTTTATAGAGATGCATTTATCGGTTTCCTAAATTGACCAGAAGTAGTACTTCACTATTATACACTGGATGATCAGAAAACTGATCCATTGAGAGACCAATGACTATTTATTAACCtactcttcttttctttttccctttcaaGTTTGTTTGGATAATACTCTTTTTGTTGAAAATGTCAGTGATACAAGTTTAACTGTGAACTAGCTGAGTTGGCAAGTTAGTTAGGTGACGTGGGAAGTTAGTTAGAAGTAGTTGAAGTTGTTAGACTGGAGCAGTTAGATTTCCAGATTTCAATTGCTAGTTTCATTTCTATAAATATAGCCATTATATGTAATTCCATTCATGAAATAATATCTGATTCTCTCTCTTCTACATTCAATTAAGCCTCAATCTCGGTTATAACGTTGAATCAActatcatcttcttcaagttCCATCTCCTAGATTAACTAACTCTATTACagatttcatattcatattccgACTGTTCTAGACACATTTTAACCTACTCTTCTTTTATGTCTCTTCATATTCATTAGGGACATAGACATACTTAGCACAGCATTAATTTAGATGGCTAAGCCAGTTTTATTAGAAGGGATCTCTTATACGCTTTAAGTGATGGACTGCAGCGGCACATAAGTACGTCGCTTTTCGAGGTTGTAGTGAAAGAGAAGATGATGAACTATACAATGATGTTGATAAAAGAGGTTTTGACGATCTTTAAGAAGAATCGGATGTTGATCAGTTTAtgttttggtttttattttgtACGTCcaaaaggaggatttttggctgtctactttttagttttttaaattgaaagatTTGCTTATGTGTCATTTTTGTTGAGctcttttttatttagttatttacttATCTGTGCGAGATTTATTTTGGTACTCTTTTAGAACTGTGTTTCACTTCTGCTTTAAGCAAAGCGGACCCTTGTCGCCTTTTAGCGCTGTTCGCTCTCAAAAACACTAATCTAAACTAGCTCCTCTAACATCAGATATGTTACATACTCTACCCTGGGGATGAATCAGAGGAGGGAAAGATCCTTCGGTTGAAGCAACAATATACCTTATGCTCGGCTTCTCTCCAAGATATTATTTCTCGATTTGAGAGGAGATCAGGTGATCGTATTAAGTGGGAAGAGTTTCCTGAAAAAGTTGCTGTGCAGATGAATGACACTCACCCTACACTTTGTATCCCTGAGCTGATGAGAATATTGATAGATCTGAAGGGCTTGAATTGGAACGAAGCTTGGAATATTACTCAAAGGTACTGAAAGTTACAAAGCTTTGCATGTGTGTATTGAGGTTTGTGCGGAATATACTGTATGGAAGCATCATCTGAATTTGTTTAAATACATGACGCAAGTGATATAGTACGAGGTCTTATTACTAGACTTCCTAGTTCCACATCATCTGAATTGGTCTTCGAACATCAAAATGACAGGAGATAAAACACTTttacttttaaacataaaaCTATACctccaattttattttcttattagaaACACTGAAATCCTTAATGCTGGAAACTTACCAGAACTGTGGCCTACACAAACCATACTGTTTTGCCTGAGGCACTGGAGAAATGGAGTTATGAATTGATGCAGAAGCTGCTTCCCAGACATGTCGAAATCATTGAGGCTATTGATGAGGAGGTGATGGAGCTGCAAATTcaacaaatttatttgtttatgcaagttaaattattttgactAATTTCTGCAGTGTGCTATCCTAACAGCTGGTACATGAAATTGTATCAAAATATGGATCACTGGATCTGAACAAATTGGAGGACAAGTTGACTACAATgagaattttagaaaattttgatCTTCCCAGTTCTGTTGCTGAATTTTTTATCAACCCTGAAATCTCAGTTGATGATGATACTGAAACAGTAGAAGTCCATGACAAAGTTGAAGCTTCTGATAAAGTTGTGACTAATGATGAAGATGACACTGGTAAGAAAACTAGTGTGAAGACAGAAGCCTCTGCAGAAAAAGACATTGACAAGAAAACTCCTGTGAGTCCGGAACCAGCTGTTATACCACTTAAGAAGGTACGCATGGCCAACCTGTGTGTTGTGGGCGGCCATGCTGTTAATGGAGTTGCTGAGATCCATAGTGAAATTGTGAAGGAGGAGGTTTTCAATGACTTCTATGAGGTAAGCATCATTAGTATGAATCATTTGATATGTATCAGATCAGTGATTTTTGTCACTCTGAGTTTTAACTCATATATTATCTTACTCTTAACATTTACAGCTCTGGCCGGAAAAGttccaaaataaaacaaatggaGTGACTCCAAGAAGATGGATTCGTTTCTGCAATCCTCCTCTTAGTGCCATCATAACTAAGTGGACTGGTACAGAGGATTGGGTTCTGAAAACTGAAAAGTTGGCAGAATTGCAGAAGGTATTTCATTTGCCTTTTCTGACTTGGCATGTTTAAGAATATGAGGTGGAAATTTTGCTGTTTGTCGTTAGATAGTTGAAAACGCATTCTCTGTGGCACCTTCCAAAGATTGAACATATTTATGACACCTAGTGtttatgattttcaaaaaacatgTGAAGGCTGTGTTCGCGAAGATTAAATCCACAGggatttgaaaatttggagtcgccacctaatgaAACAGATCGTATTGTTAAGTGTGCAAGTCACTTGACCAATCCCTTGAAATTCTTTTCAAAACttgaagttgattttgaaaGAAACCCATTTGAAGTTTTTTACTCCAAATGGTTGTGAAAAATAGAAACTAGGCCAGGAAATTCATTTGTTTATAGAacaggtgttaggcatccctaaACCCGGGCATAGGTCGCAGTTTACCCTCCTATTtcaattgatttcaaaattctGGTCAAAGCTGTCCACAACAAATATCAACATTTGCACAAGTGCAATAACTAAATTATCAttgttgggggggggggggttctaAATTACGTAATTTCGGGAGAAAATCACACCTTGAACctgtcataaaaaaaatcacaccTTGAACAGTACTTTTTTCCATTTGATAGTGAAGTTAAAAAATAGTACATATACTCATCATCGCTATTTACAAAGCAGTTCCAGTTTCCAACTGCATGTATTTTTCCAAAAAGGTTAGACTTATGTTCTATCT
This window encodes:
- the LOC107014532 gene encoding alpha-1,4 glucan phosphorylase L-1 isozyme, chloroplastic/amyloplastic isoform X2 translates to MATANGAHLFNHYGSNSRFIHFTSRNTTSKLFLTKTSHFRTPKRSFHVNNILTDKIHHPITEQGGESDLSCFAPDAASITSSIKYHAEFTPVFSPERFELPKAFFATAQSVRDSLLINWNATYDVYEKLNMKQAYYLSMEFLQGRALLNAIGNLELTGAFAEALKNLGHNLENVASQEPDAALGNGGLGRLASCFLDSLATLNYPAWGYGLRYKYGLFKQRITKDGQEEVAEDWLEIGSPWEVVRNDVSYPIKFYGKVSTGSDGKRYWIGGEDIKAVAYDVPIPGYKTRTTISLRLWSTQVPSADFNLSAFNAGEHTKACEAQANAEKICYILYPGDESEEGKILRLKQQYTLCSASLQDIISRFERRSGDRIKWEEFPEKVAVQMNDTHPTLCIPELMRILIDLKGLNWNEAWNITQRTVAYTNHTVLPEALEKWSYELMQKLLPRHVEIIEAIDEELVHEIVSKYGSLDLNKLEDKLTTMRILENFDLPSSVAEFFINPEISVDDDTETVEVHDKVEASDKVVTNDEDDTGKKTSVKTEASAEKDIDKKTPVSPEPAVIPLKKVRMANLCVVGGHAVNGVAEIHSEIVKEEVFNDFYELWPEKFQNKTNGVTPRRWIRFCNPPLSAIITKWTGTEDWVLKTEKLAELQKFADNEDLQNEWREAKRSNKIKVVSFLKEKTGYSVVPDAMFDIQVKRIHEYKRQLLNIFGIVYRYKKMKEMTAAERKTNFVPRVCIFGGKAFATYVQAKRIVKFITDVGATINHDPEIGDLLKVVFVPDYNVSVAELLIPASDLSEHISGERISCENFS